One Deinococcus hopiensis KR-140 genomic window, ATTATCGCGGACTTCGAGTACGACGCCCTGGCCCGTGAACTCCGCGAACTCGAAGCCCTGCACCCCGAACTGGCCGCCCCAGACTCCCCAGCCCAGACGGTCGGCGGCCGTCCCAGCACGCTGTTTGAAAAAGTCCGGCACCCCACGCCCATGACGAGCCTCGACAACGCCTTCAGCAACGCAGAACTCGCACACTTTGACGAGAAGGTGGCCCGAGCGCTCAACCTGCCGGTTGGAGATCAGCAATTCGCCTACACCTGTGAACTCAAGATCGACGGTCTGAGCGTCAACCTCTATTACGTGGATGGCGTGCTGCAATGGGCGGCTACACGAGGGGACGGAGAAGTCGGAGAGAAGGTCACCGCGAATATCGAGGGTATCCCCGGTATTCCTCGCGAACTTCCTGGCTTGAAGGGCGAACTGGAGGTCCGTGGGGAGGTCTACATGAGCAAGCAGGCCTTCCTCGCGTACAACCAGAAGGCGGAGGAGGAGGGCCGCGCCCTCCTGAAGAATCCCCGGAATGGGGCAGCAGGGGCATTGCGTCAGAAGGACCCGGAGGAAACCCGCCGCCGTGGCCTGGAAGTGATCCTGTACGCCCTGGGAAAACGCGACAACGTGCCGGTCCGGACACAGTGGGACATCCTGGAGTGGCTGAGAGCCCAAGGGTTTGCGACGAGCGGGTACTCGCGCCGAGTCACTGGGAGTGAGGCGGCCGCGGCGTACCACGCGGAGATGACGGCCGAGCGCCCGCGCTTGCCGTTCGATGCGGACGGCAGTGTGGTCAAGCTCGATGATCTGCACTTGCAAGCGGAGGCAGGATTCACGAGCCGTGCCCCGAAGTGGGCGGTTGCGTATAAGTTCCCCGCGGACATAGGAGAAACTGTCGTTGAGTCGATCACGGTCCAGACGGGCCGCACGGGGAAGCTCACGCCTGTGGCGGAACTCCTGCCCGTGCAGCTGGAAGGCAGCACGGTCGCTCGGGCGACCCTGCACAATGAGGACTTTATCCGCGGCCTGGACCTGCGTATTGGTGACACCGTTCGCGTGCACAAGTCCGGGGGCATCATCCCTGAAGTGCTGAGTGTGGTCCTGGAGAAGCGCAAGACCAGCAGTGTGCCCTTTGTTTTCCCGACCCACTGTCCGCGGTGTGGACACGAGGCTGTGCGGCAGGAAGGGGCAGCGGGGACGTTCTGTACAAATCCTGCTTGCCCAGCGAAGAGCACCCTGCGCGTTCGGTACTTCGCCTCCCGGGATGTCATGGACATCAAGGGGCTGGGGGAACGGCTCGTCGAGCAACTCGTGGACTCAGGCCTGGTGACAGACCCAGCGGACCTGTACGGACTGACTGCAGAGCAGGTGGAACACCTCGAGATGGGGGAGACCACGACTGGCGCCGTGCGTAAAGTCGGGCGGAAGAACGCAGAGAAGTTGGTCGCGGAGATTCAGGCGTCCAAGACGCGGGAGCTGTGGCGCTTCATTCGGGCACTGGGCCTACCGTTCGTGGGGGAAGGGACGAGTACCCGCATCGCCAGGGTGTATGGCAGTCTGCAGGACGTACAAGCGGCTTCGGTTGAGGACTTGGCTCGGATTCCGGATGTGGGGCGGCAGACGGCGGAGAGCATCGTGCAGGGTCTGACGGACCCGGATATGCGCGCGTTCATTGAGCGGCTGTTTGCAGCCGGGGTTCAACCGGCAGCCAGTGTGGACGTACGGGTGGGAGAACAGCTCGCCGGGTTGACCTTCGTGATCACGGGGACGCTGAGTTGGCCCCGGGATGCGATCAAGTCGCACCTGGAAGCGCATGGTGGGCGGGTGAGCGGCAGCGTGACGAAGAAGACGAGTTACCTGATTGCTGGGGAGGACGGCGGCGGGAAGCTGGAGAAGGCGCGGGCGTTGAAGGTCTCAACGCTGGACGAGGCCGGGCTCAACGATTTGCTTGCCGAGAAAGGCGCGCCCCCCCTGCCCTGAACTGCACTTCAAAGGCCGCACCACAGTAAGCAACCCCAGGGATAAATCCGGGGGCTTTGAAAGGCCCCACTTGCTTAGCCGAAGACGGGGCAAGCCCCGGTAAACGATTTCTGATACGGATTCCGAATAATCAGTTATAATAATGAGATCAGAACGGTTACTTTCCAACACACGGCCGAAGACTTCTGGGGCATCTACGGCCGGAGTAGCTGCGCGGTGGAACGACGACGCAGTCACCTCCTCGCGTTCCTGGCAGAAGGGAAAAGCGCTGCTGAAGCCCTGAAGCTCACGGGCTACTCGTATCAAGGTGCAGACAAAATCATCGACGCGTACCACCAACATGGTCTGGCGGGGCTCAAAGATCAGCGACACCAGAACAGTGGTGCACCGACCCTGCTCAGCGACGCCGAAGTGCTCCTCCTGGTGCGGACGATTCGTGCAGACACCGCCAGCGGCGGTGTCT contains:
- the ligA gene encoding NAD-dependent DNA ligase LigA, which codes for MTQTQTPAERHAQLRAEVAEHNRRYYEEDAPIIADFEYDALARELRELEALHPELAAPDSPAQTVGGRPSTLFEKVRHPTPMTSLDNAFSNAELAHFDEKVARALNLPVGDQQFAYTCELKIDGLSVNLYYVDGVLQWAATRGDGEVGEKVTANIEGIPGIPRELPGLKGELEVRGEVYMSKQAFLAYNQKAEEEGRALLKNPRNGAAGALRQKDPEETRRRGLEVILYALGKRDNVPVRTQWDILEWLRAQGFATSGYSRRVTGSEAAAAYHAEMTAERPRLPFDADGSVVKLDDLHLQAEAGFTSRAPKWAVAYKFPADIGETVVESITVQTGRTGKLTPVAELLPVQLEGSTVARATLHNEDFIRGLDLRIGDTVRVHKSGGIIPEVLSVVLEKRKTSSVPFVFPTHCPRCGHEAVRQEGAAGTFCTNPACPAKSTLRVRYFASRDVMDIKGLGERLVEQLVDSGLVTDPADLYGLTAEQVEHLEMGETTTGAVRKVGRKNAEKLVAEIQASKTRELWRFIRALGLPFVGEGTSTRIARVYGSLQDVQAASVEDLARIPDVGRQTAESIVQGLTDPDMRAFIERLFAAGVQPAASVDVRVGEQLAGLTFVITGTLSWPRDAIKSHLEAHGGRVSGSVTKKTSYLIAGEDGGGKLEKARALKVSTLDEAGLNDLLAEKGAPPLP
- a CDS encoding winged helix-turn-helix domain-containing protein — encoded protein: MERRRSHLLAFLAEGKSAAEALKLTGYSYQGADKIIDAYHQHGLAGLKDQRHQNSGAPTLLSDAEVLLLVRTIRADTASGGVWNGARVQSWVKQELEKDVHLSRCYAFLDAVGYSLQVPRPRHVEANQVTQEAFQKKSSQPWSKQLRRVLKQLDER